In Dehalococcoidia bacterium, the sequence GCCGCGACCGCGAGGTCTCGCGCGCGATCGAGGTGCTCGGCCACCGGCGCAACGGCAACGGCATCGTGTCGGTGCCCGTGGTCGGGCAGATCGCGGCCGGCGCGCCGATCGACGTGCCCGAGTCCGGCGCCAGCGTGCCGGACAGCTCGGAGACGATCGAGGTCAGCGAGCGCCTGCTGTACGGGCGGGACAACGTCTTCGCCCTGCGCGTGAAGGGCACCTCGATGATCGACGCGCTGATCAACGACGGCGACATCGTCGTCTTCGAGCCGACCAACCACGCCGAAAACGGCGACATGGTGGCGGCCTGGCTGAAGCGCGAGGGCGAAACCACGCTGAAGAAGTACTACCTCGAAGGCGACCGCGTGCGCCTGCAGCCGATGAACACCACGATGGCGCCGATCTACAGCGCCGCGGACAACGTGCAGGTGCAAGGCCGCGTGC encodes:
- the lexA gene encoding transcriptional repressor LexA, translated to MRGKLSVKQEKILNFMRQFLDENAYPPSIRDIQHGCGISSTSVVDYNLKALENMGLIRRDREVSRAIEVLGHRRNGNGIVSVPVVGQIAAGAPIDVPESGASVPDSSETIEVSERLLYGRDNVFALRVKGTSMIDALINDGDIVVFEPTNHAENGDMVAAWLKREGETTLKKYYLEGDRVRLQPMNTTMAPIYSAADNVQVQGRVLYVTRSMA